The Hydra vulgaris chromosome 11, alternate assembly HydraT2T_AEP genome contains a region encoding:
- the LOC100205137 gene encoding glycoprotein 3-alpha-L-fucosyltransferase A isoform X2, producing the protein MYKCFIENNFFFEETMTLSRNSAKKLRYSVYFILLVVSFIIILRYLGNKKISRELVLNTTNENIEPKLILIYNTLWGSKLWTGLETTEKWNNWGGHPCKVQNCRVTYNKKLLSKADVVLFHAFGSDMLTRRELLKIQKDRNPNSYWIYFLHECPHNAKPEPYLYDGLFNWTMGYRHDADIFVPYNWEWGSWEEKSLDEKSTPFRNHAEDKDKLIWSGISHCGCMREHYIHKLREFINVDVFGNCANKFYKDKTPPVCQRGTAECKARLKRYKFYLAFENSFCEDYVSEKFSETILDGHTVPIVMGGANYKKIALPNSYIDVNDFDTIEDLANYIKYLDENDNAYNKHFEYKKTWKLGKPRAWSCKICEMINSIDLKPKSYEKLGDWYSVQNTCGTRLNKLRKIMHKSGVPHPYTDEYYLYDYEVDV; encoded by the exons ATGTATAAgtgttttatagaaaataatttttttttcgaag AAACGATGACATTATCTAGAAATAGTGCTAAAAAGTTGAGATACTCAGTATACTTCATACTGCTTGTTGTGTCATTTATTATAATCTTAAGATATCttggcaataaaaaaatttcacgaGAGCTTGTTTTAAACACAACGAACGAAAATATTGAACCTAAACTTATTCTAATTTACAATACATTATGGGGTAGTAAACTATGGACAGGTTTAGAAACAACTGAAAAATGGAACAATTGGGGCGGACACCCATGTAAAGTTCAAAACTGTCGAGTAACCTATAACAAGAAGCTGCTTAGTAAAGCTGACGTAGTTCTTTTTCACGCATTTGGTAGTGATATGTTGACTCGTCGAGAGTTACTGAAGATTCAAAAAGATCGAAACCCGAACTCTTACTGGATATATTTTCTACACGAGTGTCCTCATAACGCTAAACCTGAACCTTATTTGTATGATGGGTTGTTTAATTGGACTATGGGATATCGTCATGATGCGGATATTTTTGTTCCATACAACTGGGAATGGGGCTCTTGGGAGGAAAAAAGTTTAGATGAAAAATCAACACCGTTTAGAAATCACGCTGAAGATAAAGACAAGTTAATATGGAGTGGAATAAGCCATTGTGGTTGCATGAGAGAACATTATATTCATAAGTTAAGAGAGTTTATTAATGTGGATGTATTTGGTAATTGCGccaataagttttataaagataaaactcCTCCGGTGTGTCAACGAGGTACAGCTGAATGTAAAGCACGGCTCAAAcgttacaagttttatttagcTTTTGAAAACTCGTTTTGTGAAGATTATGTTTCTGAAAAGTTTTCTGAAACAATTTTAGATGGACATACAGTTCCCATAGTGATGGGAGGagcaaattacaaaaaaatagcaCTACCTAACTCTTATATAGATGTGAATGATTTTGACACAATTGAAGATCTTGCCAATTACATAAAGTATTTAGACGAAAATGATAACGCatataacaaacattttgagtataaaaaaacttggaaaCTTGGCAAACCACGTGCATGGAGCTGCAAAATATGCGAAATGATAAATTCAATTGATTTGAAGCCCAAATCGTATGAAAAGCTAGGAGACTGGTATTCTGTGCAAAATACATGTGGAACAAGACTGAACAAGCTCCGAAAAATTATGCACAAATCAGGAGTACCTCATCCTTATACAgatgaatattatttgtatgatTATGAAGttgatgtttaa
- the LOC100205137 gene encoding glycoprotein 3-alpha-L-fucosyltransferase A isoform X1, producing MTLSRNSAKKLRYSVYFILLVVSFIIILRYLGNKKISRELVLNTTNENIEPKLILIYNTLWGSKLWTGLETTEKWNNWGGHPCKVQNCRVTYNKKLLSKADVVLFHAFGSDMLTRRELLKIQKDRNPNSYWIYFLHECPHNAKPEPYLYDGLFNWTMGYRHDADIFVPYNWEWGSWEEKSLDEKSTPFRNHAEDKDKLIWSGISHCGCMREHYIHKLREFINVDVFGNCANKFYKDKTPPVCQRGTAECKARLKRYKFYLAFENSFCEDYVSEKFSETILDGHTVPIVMGGANYKKIALPNSYIDVNDFDTIEDLANYIKYLDENDNAYNKHFEYKKTWKLGKPRAWSCKICEMINSIDLKPKSYEKLGDWYSVQNTCGTRLNKLRKIMHKSGVPHPYTDEYYLYDYEVDV from the coding sequence ATGACATTATCTAGAAATAGTGCTAAAAAGTTGAGATACTCAGTATACTTCATACTGCTTGTTGTGTCATTTATTATAATCTTAAGATATCttggcaataaaaaaatttcacgaGAGCTTGTTTTAAACACAACGAACGAAAATATTGAACCTAAACTTATTCTAATTTACAATACATTATGGGGTAGTAAACTATGGACAGGTTTAGAAACAACTGAAAAATGGAACAATTGGGGCGGACACCCATGTAAAGTTCAAAACTGTCGAGTAACCTATAACAAGAAGCTGCTTAGTAAAGCTGACGTAGTTCTTTTTCACGCATTTGGTAGTGATATGTTGACTCGTCGAGAGTTACTGAAGATTCAAAAAGATCGAAACCCGAACTCTTACTGGATATATTTTCTACACGAGTGTCCTCATAACGCTAAACCTGAACCTTATTTGTATGATGGGTTGTTTAATTGGACTATGGGATATCGTCATGATGCGGATATTTTTGTTCCATACAACTGGGAATGGGGCTCTTGGGAGGAAAAAAGTTTAGATGAAAAATCAACACCGTTTAGAAATCACGCTGAAGATAAAGACAAGTTAATATGGAGTGGAATAAGCCATTGTGGTTGCATGAGAGAACATTATATTCATAAGTTAAGAGAGTTTATTAATGTGGATGTATTTGGTAATTGCGccaataagttttataaagataaaactcCTCCGGTGTGTCAACGAGGTACAGCTGAATGTAAAGCACGGCTCAAAcgttacaagttttatttagcTTTTGAAAACTCGTTTTGTGAAGATTATGTTTCTGAAAAGTTTTCTGAAACAATTTTAGATGGACATACAGTTCCCATAGTGATGGGAGGagcaaattacaaaaaaatagcaCTACCTAACTCTTATATAGATGTGAATGATTTTGACACAATTGAAGATCTTGCCAATTACATAAAGTATTTAGACGAAAATGATAACGCatataacaaacattttgagtataaaaaaacttggaaaCTTGGCAAACCACGTGCATGGAGCTGCAAAATATGCGAAATGATAAATTCAATTGATTTGAAGCCCAAATCGTATGAAAAGCTAGGAGACTGGTATTCTGTGCAAAATACATGTGGAACAAGACTGAACAAGCTCCGAAAAATTATGCACAAATCAGGAGTACCTCATCCTTATACAgatgaatattatttgtatgatTATGAAGttgatgtttaa